From a region of the Argiope bruennichi chromosome 8, qqArgBrue1.1, whole genome shotgun sequence genome:
- the LOC129981972 gene encoding uncharacterized protein LOC129981972 has translation MLFHKCCQFLMRMMSPPAVGLILIFLIGGLSEIIPTQPPYHFTRRSKLISAITPTSLPHSSPRTHFNNEQPRSLKLKPSLDIILAARTTYKEHGINNKTDDPAPRKNVLLFGNRSPKLSRRLGKESVKDVKEPWMIPPKERQLSKILINRKGIRKFTTTVRSNLNPRTVSSLEYLLNSLLRNKSYRITLSVDGSKKDNYFVKLFENLPNSNSSNSTIDNSTKSKPVSVLKLENGTKLQKPSTNFSRKSFITNMHVLDLTRKPKLKTQNNTNLLIVTIKERSTTPSSKIEPKYVIATSSPITVDSDFTSSTRPSILESQTRKSRRSGRNFPIAGDSKLEEKKDRNHTGGIETLFPNRTVLTSLTDKAKAFNDLFNYTFQISALERGSLFPHDPFQDTDKEFGKRSSFISPYIIPDLDKLASSVVESNTKNTSVYNSLRPRLRTTKSSLYRTTYGQRTYSAPASSKQNQRNGTTPRSRIKVKMLLSETRPEPTSIEIDKNATIALLNNTNNTKDSSAFLPKRSDSIFPRIFERKHRNNTRITPTRSPLGRKTSNSTEASEDIHLRETVREKNNTEQLTKQYTYSIGRSRQFRPFANRSTVMPKLQSNISESTSFEINEVITSPTIISETLLRKISENLEKINVTTTTENPSTDAEIATETLELDSVRQPKMTDKENQENIAVKKSRIDPKSFYDYLMKSTMGHSFYNFTLPEYRPGSFFRYDGTYPRKPVLDMAYTRPPPFFKVRVTTRPPIVETTIVPTTFESKRTSIRVSSTFYPNRIQDVTMRFGNVNDPPTTLPSPVSKEGETDESEFRDTVEPGFTMEKLAYLLIGTCCGLSILCLCVVVIAIKCRRALVEKRLKAQFQRRLYQHERMKDSPWQQQMFDHFLYLHGQPDNQSRSSANSCSCQCVTWSLGARNLEASRPLCPSNSRNSLYLCGQKKLPFGAASTLRFESMLNRKSPSPGQGCRNESQNSDSSNENDSLEQCSESRTSTGSRHCTCINYTMWPMPGDVRRGMYGLCPTAGHYVAGDCTYHSPEDMGVMPRNCPPPVTGSNYLDRSEGVVYWSSNDERLI, from the exons ATGCTGTTCCACAAATGTTGCCAATTCTTGATGAGAATGATGAGTCCCCCAGCTGTGGGACTCATCCTGATCTTTCTCATCGGGGGACTATCAGAAATCATTCCTACTCAACCACCTTATCACTTCACTCGTCGTTCCAAACTGATATCTGCAATCACACCAACCTCATTACCACATTCATCACCTCGAACTCACTTCAACAACGAACAACCTCGTTCGTTGAAACTAAAGCCATCACTCGATATCATACTTGCAGCACGAACCACTTATAAAGAACATGGCATCAATAACAAAACTGATGATCCTGCTCCACGAAAGAATGTTCTTCTGTTTGGGAATAGAAGTCCAAAATTGTCGAGACGTCTCGGTAAAGAATCTGTCAAGGATGTAAAAGAACCATGGATGATACCACCTAAAGAGAGGCAATTAAGTAAGATTCTAATAAACCGTAAAGGAATACGTAAATTTACCACAACAGTCCGTAGCAACTTAAATCCAAGGACTGTATCTAGTCTCGAATATTTATTGAACTCTTTGTTGAGAAATAAAAGTTATCGTATTACTTTAAGTGTCGATGGctctaaaaaagataattatttcgtAAAACTCTTCGAAAATTTGCCAAATTCCAATAGCTCAAACTCGACAATTGATAATTCAACAAAGAGCAAACCCGTCAGTGTTCTTAAGTTAGAGAATGGAACAAAACTTCAAAAACCGAGTACGAATTTCTCCAGAAAATCTTTTATTACGAACATGCATGTTCTGGACTTGACAAGAAAGCCAAAACTTAAAACACAGAACAACACTAACTTGTTAATTGTGACTATTAAAGAACGGAGTACTACACCGAGTTCTAAAATAGAACCGAAATATGTAATCGCCACATCTTCCCCTATCACTGTGGATTCAGATTTCACCTCATCAACTCGTCCATCCATTCTTGAAAGTCAGACACGGAAGTCTCGAAGATCTGGTAGGAACTTTCCCATTGCAGGTGATTCTAAACTTGAAGAAAAGAAAGACAGAAACCATACAGGTGGTATCGAAACTCTTTTTCCCAACAGGACGGTTCTGACTAGTTTGACTGATAAAGCAAAAGCATTTAACGATTTGTTTAATTATACCTTCCAGATTTCAGCTCTGGAGAGGGGGTCTTTGTTTCCCCATGATCCGTTTCAAGATACAGATAAGGAATTTGGTAAAAGAAGTTCTTTCATATCGCCTTACATCATTCCAGACCTGGATAAACTAGCTTCTTCAGTAGTCGAATCTAACACAAAAAATACTTCAGTTTATAACTCTCTTCGGCCACGTCTCAGAACAACTAAATCATCTCTTTATAGAACCACTTATGGGCAAAGAACTTACTCGGCACCTGCTTCATCGAAGCAAAATCAAAGAAATGGAACGACCCCAAGATCAAGAATAAAGGTTAAGATGCTTCTAAGCGAAACTCGACCGGAGCCAACATCGATAGAAATCGATAAGAATGCAAcaattgctttattaaataaCACCAACAACACTAAAGATTCTTCAGCTTTCTTACCGAAACGTAGTGATTCGATTTTCCCTCGTATATTTGAGAGAAAACATCGAAATAATACCAGGATTACACCAACGAGATCACCATTAGGAAGAAAAACTTCAAATTCAACTGAGGCCAGTGAGGACATACATCTTCGAGAGACTGTGCGTGAAAAAAATAACACAGAACAGCTCACTAAACAGTACACATATTCAATAGGAAGAAGCCGACAATTCAGGCCTTTTGCGAATAGATCTACTGTGATGCCAAAACTTCAGTCAAATATTAGCGAGAGtacatcatttgaaataaatgaagttatAACTTCTCCTACTATTATTTCAGAAACTCTATTgagaaaaataagtgaaaatctGGAAAAGATCAATGTCACTACTACCACAGAAAATCCATCCACTGATGCCGAAATTGCTACAGAAACTCTAGAATTGGACAGTGTTCGCCAGCCTAAAATGACCGATAaggaaaatcaagaaaatattgcGGTAAAGAAATCGAGAATTGATCCTAAATCTTTTTACGATTACCTAATGAAATCAACCATGggtcattcattttataattttacattgccTGAATATCGTCCAGGAAGCTTCTTTAGGTATGACGGAACTTACCCAAGAAAGCCTGTTCTGGACATGGCATACACTCGACCACCTCCATTTTTTAAAGTACGTGTTACAACAAGGCCACCAATCGTTGAAACAACTATAGTGCCCACAACGTTTGAATCAAAGAGAACTTCCATTCGAGTTTCGAGCACTTTCTATCCTAATAG GATTCAGGACGTCACAATGCGATTCGGCAATGTGAACGATCCTCCCACTACTCTACCCAGCCCAGTTTCCAAGGAAGGAGAGACTGATGAATCTGAATTTCGAGATACTGTCGAGCCCGGATTCACTATGGAAAAATTGGCCTACCTCCTTATAGGCACTTGCTGTGGTCTTAGTATCCTGTGCTTGTGTGTTGTGGTCATTGCCATCAAATGCAGACGAGCTTTAGTCGAAAAACGTTTGAAGGCTCAGTTCCAGAGACGGTTGTACCAACATGAGAGAATGAAAGACTCTCCATGGCAGCAGCAGATGTTTGACCACTTCCTTTACTTACATGGCCAGCCGGATAACCAATCCCGGTCCAGTGCCAATAGCTGCAGCTGCCAGTGTGTTACTTGGTCTCTTGGAGCAAGGAATCTTGAGGCCTCAAGACCCTTGTGTCCGTCCAACAGTAGAAACAGTCTGTACTTATGCGGACAGAAGAAACTACCTTTTGGAGCAGCGTCCACTTTACGATTTGAATCCATGCTGAACCGCAAATCACCAAGCCCCGGGCAGGGTTGTCGAAACGAGTCCCAGAATTCGGATTCATCGAACGAAAATGACTCTCTAGAGCAGTGTTCGGAGTCGAGGACCAGCACTGGATCCAGGCATTGCACTTGCATCAATTACACCATGTGGCCCATGCCTGGAGATGTGAGGAGAGGGATGTATGGACTGTGCCCAACTGCAGGACACTATGTAGCTGGAGACTGTACCTATCATTCGCCGGAGGACATGGGTGTGATGCCCAGAAACTGTCCGCCCCCAGTAACCGGTTCAAATTATTTAGACCGATCGGAAGGTGTTGTTTATTGGTCTTCAAATGATGAGAGACTAATTTGA